In Haloimpatiens massiliensis, the following are encoded in one genomic region:
- the thiD gene encoding bifunctional hydroxymethylpyrimidine kinase/phosphomethylpyrimidine kinase has translation MKKVLTIAGSDSCGGAGIQADLKTMSALGVYGMSVITAVTCQNTKGVFDVQEINNNIVHSQIKCIFDDIEVDAVKIGMVSNSEIIKTIRELLIEYKAKNIVVDPVMISKSGYFLLKPDAINELKNLISIAHIVTPNIPEAEALTGFKIENEEHMKKAASEISKLGPKWVLIKGGHRYNDANDILYTGEKFIKISGKRIQTNNTHGTGCTLSSAIASHLAKGLNIEESVIESKNYITKAIENSFSIGQGVGPLGHFVELYKQSGVRYE, from the coding sequence ATGAAAAAAGTTTTAACTATTGCCGGTTCTGACAGCTGTGGTGGAGCAGGTATTCAAGCAGATTTAAAAACTATGAGTGCTTTAGGGGTTTATGGCATGAGCGTAATCACCGCTGTAACTTGTCAAAATACTAAGGGCGTATTTGATGTACAAGAAATAAATAATAATATAGTACATTCTCAAATAAAATGTATATTTGATGATATTGAAGTGGATGCAGTGAAAATTGGCATGGTTTCCAATAGTGAAATCATAAAAACCATAAGAGAACTACTAATAGAATATAAAGCTAAAAACATAGTTGTAGATCCCGTTATGATATCCAAAAGTGGATATTTCCTACTTAAACCTGATGCAATAAACGAGCTTAAAAATTTAATTTCTATAGCTCATATAGTAACTCCAAATATTCCGGAAGCTGAAGCTTTAACTGGTTTTAAAATAGAAAATGAAGAACATATGAAAAAAGCAGCCTCTGAAATTTCAAAACTGGGTCCTAAGTGGGTACTTATAAAGGGCGGTCATAGATACAATGATGCAAACGATATTTTATACACAGGAGAAAAATTTATAAAAATATCGGGAAAAAGAATCCAAACTAATAATACTCATGGTACAGGCTGCACTTTATCTTCTGCTATAGCATCGCATCTAGCAAAAGGCTTAAATATTGAAGAATCTGTAATAGAGTCTAAAAATTATATCACAAAAGCTATAGAAAATTCCTTTTCCATTGGCCAAGGTGTAGGTCCTTTAGGCCATTTTGTTGAACTTTACAAACAATCTGGCGTGCGTTATGAATAA
- the thiM gene encoding hydroxyethylthiazole kinase, whose product MKNHLFNVISKVRNTTPLVHAITNYVTINDCANILLAFGASPAMVEAYDESYDFSKISSCLYLNLGSLPKEQEIAMIMAATSAKNNNVPVVLDPVACGAIPRKLDVINKLIELGRIDVIKGNAGEIKFLSGLSSKTRGVDSIDDGEGLVEACKTLAKKYNCIIAATGQIDVVSDGTKTALIKNGVQLFTKITGAGCMLGALCAGACGAENDKFTAVCAAIAWMNIAGEKAFHETKLPASFKVKLIDYIYGLTEQEFKDNLDIKLL is encoded by the coding sequence ATGAAAAATCATTTATTTAACGTTATATCAAAGGTTAGAAATACCACTCCATTAGTACATGCTATAACAAATTACGTAACTATAAATGATTGTGCTAATATACTACTTGCTTTTGGCGCTTCTCCTGCCATGGTAGAAGCCTACGATGAAAGCTATGACTTTTCTAAAATTTCATCTTGTCTATACTTAAACTTAGGAAGTCTACCAAAGGAACAAGAAATAGCCATGATTATGGCTGCAACTTCAGCAAAAAACAATAATGTACCTGTAGTATTAGATCCTGTAGCCTGTGGTGCTATTCCAAGGAAATTAGATGTTATTAATAAACTAATAGAATTAGGTAGAATAGACGTTATTAAAGGTAATGCAGGAGAAATAAAATTTTTATCTGGACTATCCTCTAAAACTAGAGGTGTAGATTCTATAGATGATGGCGAGGGATTAGTAGAAGCTTGTAAAACTTTAGCTAAAAAATATAATTGCATAATTGCCGCTACTGGCCAAATAGATGTAGTATCTGACGGTACTAAAACTGCATTAATAAAAAATGGAGTACAGTTATTCACTAAAATTACTGGTGCTGGCTGCATGCTAGGTGCTTTATGTGCAGGAGCTTGTGGTGCTGAAAATGATAAGTTCACTGCTGTATGTGCTGCCATAGCTTGGATGAATATAGCAGGAGAAAAAGCATTTCATGAAACAAAGCTTCCTGCTTCCTTTAAAGTCAAGTTAATAGATTACATTTATGGCTTAACTGAACAAGAATTTAAAGATAACCTAGATATAAAATTACTATAG
- the thiE gene encoding thiamine phosphate synthase, whose translation MSIDYKIYLVTDRRFLKNISLKEAVEESIKGGASIIQIREKEATTREFFNIASEIHDITKYYNVPLIINDRIDIAQAIKAEGVHLGQDDMPIEYARKILGEDIIIGISCGNVYEALEAQNKGANYLGLGAVFSTNTKKDIDIPIGLNGLKEITSKIHIPSVAIGGVNHSNAKSVMETGVSGLSVISCILGSNNIKKATEELKKIMTLS comes from the coding sequence TTGAGTATAGACTATAAAATTTATTTGGTTACGGATAGAAGATTTTTAAAGAATATATCTTTAAAAGAAGCCGTAGAAGAATCCATAAAGGGAGGAGCGAGTATAATACAAATTAGAGAAAAAGAAGCAACTACTAGAGAATTTTTCAATATAGCTAGTGAAATTCATGACATAACTAAATATTATAATGTACCTCTTATAATCAATGACAGAATAGATATAGCTCAAGCAATAAAAGCTGAAGGGGTTCATTTAGGCCAAGACGATATGCCTATAGAATATGCAAGAAAAATATTAGGAGAAGACATAATAATAGGTATATCCTGTGGCAATGTATATGAAGCTTTGGAAGCTCAAAACAAAGGAGCAAATTATTTAGGCCTTGGCGCTGTGTTTTCCACAAATACTAAAAAAGATATAGATATACCTATAGGCTTAAATGGACTAAAAGAAATAACTTCAAAAATTCATATTCCTTCTGTAGCTATAGGTGGAGTCAATCACTCTAATGCAAAGTCAGTTATGGAAACTGGTGTAAGTGGTCTTTCTGTAATATCTTGCATTCTTGGAAGCAATAATATAAAAAAAGCTACTGAAGAACTTAAGAAAATTATGACTTTGTCATAA
- a CDS encoding amidohydrolase yields MDLILFNGKVVTMDEENIRCEAVAIRGDKIYAVGDNEDVLSLKNDNTRLVDLKGKLVLPGFTDSHMHLLGYASSLQKVDLRDAYSIDEVIGKTKKFIKERNIPKGHWVLGTNWNHENFKEKRFLNREDLDKISKEHPISLIRACYHVYSVNSKALEVLGIKRGNIPKVQGGKVEIDNQGIPTGVLTENAVWLADNAVNEPDLEELKDMIEEAAAKASEQGITTVFSDDFAYLPSRDYKKIIKAYRELIDEGRLKVRINQQCRLADMDILEDFLNEGWHNEKGDKNFKLGPLKLICDGSLGARTAYLSYSYKDKPSTFGMIAYSQDELDELIITAHKEGMQISTHCIGDKAMYMVFDSIEKAQKLYPRKNARHTIIHAQITDEVLINKFKELDVIANVQPIFLNYDLHVVEERIGKTKAKYTYNWKTMLDNDIHLTFGSDCPIEAFDVLPNVYSAVTRKDLNGYPKGGWLPEQKLSVYEAVYGFTMGGAYASFEENIKGSITPGKFADIVVLEEDIFNVEEEHIKDVKVETTILGGKTVYTREKE; encoded by the coding sequence ATGGATTTAATATTGTTTAATGGTAAAGTAGTTACCATGGATGAAGAAAATATAAGATGCGAAGCTGTGGCCATAAGGGGAGATAAGATATATGCAGTGGGAGATAATGAAGATGTGCTTAGTTTAAAAAATGATAATACAAGATTGGTAGATTTAAAAGGTAAACTGGTTCTTCCAGGCTTTACAGATAGCCACATGCATTTATTGGGGTATGCTAGTAGTTTACAAAAGGTAGACTTAAGAGATGCATATTCTATAGATGAAGTAATAGGAAAAACTAAGAAATTTATAAAAGAAAGAAATATTCCTAAAGGGCATTGGGTACTAGGCACTAATTGGAATCATGAAAATTTTAAAGAAAAAAGATTTTTGAATAGAGAGGATTTAGATAAAATATCTAAAGAGCATCCTATAAGTTTAATAAGGGCTTGCTATCATGTTTATTCGGTAAATAGTAAGGCTTTAGAAGTACTAGGCATAAAACGTGGTAATATACCTAAAGTGCAAGGTGGTAAGGTGGAGATAGATAACCAAGGCATTCCAACAGGGGTACTTACAGAAAATGCTGTTTGGCTTGCGGATAATGCTGTAAATGAACCAGACTTAGAGGAACTTAAAGATATGATAGAAGAGGCAGCAGCAAAAGCCTCTGAGCAAGGAATAACTACAGTTTTTTCTGATGATTTTGCGTATCTTCCAAGCAGAGATTATAAAAAGATAATTAAGGCTTATAGGGAGCTTATAGATGAAGGTAGACTAAAAGTAAGAATAAATCAGCAGTGTAGACTTGCCGATATGGATATATTAGAAGATTTTTTAAATGAAGGTTGGCATAATGAAAAGGGAGATAAAAACTTTAAATTGGGACCTTTAAAATTAATATGCGATGGATCTTTAGGGGCAAGAACTGCTTATTTATCGTATTCCTATAAGGATAAACCCTCTACTTTTGGAATGATTGCCTATAGTCAAGATGAACTAGATGAATTAATAATAACTGCTCATAAAGAAGGAATGCAGATATCTACTCATTGTATAGGAGATAAAGCTATGTATATGGTTTTCGACAGCATTGAAAAGGCACAAAAGCTATATCCAAGAAAGAATGCTAGACACACTATAATCCATGCACAAATAACTGATGAAGTTTTAATTAATAAATTTAAAGAATTAGATGTTATAGCCAATGTACAACCTATATTTTTAAATTATGATCTTCATGTAGTAGAGGAGAGAATAGGAAAGACCAAGGCTAAATATACTTATAATTGGAAGACTATGCTAGATAATGATATACATTTAACATTTGGTTCCGATTGCCCTATAGAGGCTTTCGATGTGCTTCCTAATGTATATTCTGCAGTTACAAGAAAAGATTTAAATGGATATCCAAAAGGAGGTTGGCTCCCAGAACAAAAGTTATCTGTTTATGAAGCTGTATATGGATTTACTATGGGAGGAGCTTATGCCTCTTTTGAGGAAAATATTAAAGGTTCTATAACTCCAGGTAAATTTGCAGATATAGTTGTTTTAGAAGAGGATATTTTTAATGTAGAAGAGGAGCATATTAAAGATGTGAAAGTAGAAACTACAATTTTAGGTGGAAAAACAGTATATACTAGAGAAAAAGAATAG
- a CDS encoding amylo-alpha-1,6-glucosidase — MKLNVFQVPFSRYGSYLVISPLEYGEIKKGLYIRNIRGGDDDLGEVFRIETVYNENITPYKIECYETLMKLNSKEGNVKFCMPNANTIRIHSEGMVLRLVMKKRAYDDIIKAEKEAYEVNCSSKKIRFIINPIMGEIKIRRELEDYPGEIVIDLLPNNGVMECSIEDYHTVWREKGDLSNFNNCLKTVEEDYSRWLKNTLEVPEEYNAGKNLASYITWSCVVNPEGLLRRPAMYMSKNWMTNIWSWDHCFNAMALVKNNPKLAWDQFMTFIDVQDESGTFPDFVNDSYALWNYCKPPIHGWTLKWMMDRCDFITEERIKEVYEPLCKWTDWWFKYRDYDRDGIPQYNHGNDSGWDNATIFKESMAVESPDLCAFLIIQMDVLEKIANKLGKKEEACEWRIRGEELLNKMIKHFWRKDRFVAVDSYTHEDIESDSLILYVPLILGKRLNKDIRNKLLEKIKKEGDFLTEFGLATEKINSEYYIDDGYWRGPIWAPSTMILVYALNECGEYELAQKVAERFCNMANRNGMAENFNALTGEGLRDTAFTWTSSVFLVLCNEYI, encoded by the coding sequence TCTGGTTATTTCACCTTTAGAATATGGTGAAATAAAAAAGGGACTTTACATAAGGAATATTAGAGGTGGAGATGATGATTTAGGAGAAGTATTTAGAATAGAAACGGTATATAATGAGAATATTACTCCTTATAAAATAGAATGCTACGAAACCCTTATGAAACTGAATTCTAAGGAAGGTAATGTGAAATTTTGCATGCCCAATGCTAATACTATTAGGATTCATTCAGAAGGAATGGTACTTAGATTAGTTATGAAAAAAAGAGCTTATGATGACATAATAAAAGCTGAAAAAGAAGCATATGAAGTAAATTGTTCATCTAAAAAAATAAGATTTATTATAAATCCTATTATGGGAGAAATAAAAATAAGAAGAGAATTAGAAGATTATCCAGGAGAAATAGTTATAGATTTATTACCCAATAATGGTGTTATGGAGTGTTCTATAGAAGATTATCACACTGTATGGAGAGAAAAGGGGGATTTGAGTAATTTTAATAATTGCTTAAAAACAGTGGAAGAAGATTATAGTAGATGGTTAAAAAATACATTGGAGGTTCCAGAAGAATATAATGCAGGTAAAAATTTAGCATCTTATATAACTTGGTCTTGCGTGGTAAATCCCGAAGGACTTCTAAGAAGACCTGCAATGTATATGTCTAAAAATTGGATGACTAATATATGGAGTTGGGATCACTGTTTTAATGCCATGGCTTTAGTTAAGAATAATCCTAAATTAGCATGGGATCAGTTTATGACATTTATAGATGTACAGGATGAAAGTGGTACATTTCCTGATTTCGTTAATGACAGCTATGCGTTATGGAATTATTGTAAGCCTCCTATACATGGCTGGACATTAAAATGGATGATGGATAGATGTGATTTTATAACAGAAGAAAGAATTAAGGAGGTATACGAGCCTTTATGCAAGTGGACAGATTGGTGGTTTAAATATAGAGATTATGATAGGGATGGAATACCTCAATATAACCATGGAAATGATTCAGGATGGGATAATGCTACAATTTTTAAGGAAAGTATGGCTGTAGAAAGCCCGGATTTATGTGCATTTTTAATAATTCAAATGGATGTTTTAGAAAAAATAGCTAATAAACTTGGAAAAAAGGAAGAGGCATGTGAGTGGAGAATAAGAGGAGAAGAACTTTTAAATAAAATGATTAAGCATTTTTGGAGGAAAGATAGATTTGTGGCAGTAGACAGTTACACTCATGAAGATATAGAGTCAGATAGTTTAATATTATATGTACCCCTAATTTTAGGTAAAAGATTAAATAAAGATATAAGAAATAAATTATTAGAAAAAATCAAAAAAGAAGGTGATTTTTTAACAGAGTTTGGCCTTGCTACAGAAAAAATAAATAGTGAATATTACATTGATGATGGATATTGGAGAGGACCTATATGGGCACCTTCAACTATGATTTTAGTATATGCTTTAAATGAATGTGGTGAATATGAATTAGCACAAAAAGTGGCTGAGAGATTTTGTAATATGGCAAATAGAAATGGAATGGCAGAGAATTTTAATGCATTGACAGGGGAAGGATTAAGAGATACAGCGTTTACTTGGACATCTAGTGTATTTTTAGTACTATGTAATGAATATATATAA